From Calothrix sp. PCC 6303, a single genomic window includes:
- a CDS encoding lipopolysaccharide biosynthesis protein, with product MSSQFVRNLGWLGLAEIIYRIFRVGVVVIFSRFLTRRDYGLGAILFTVRDYALTFTNVGIGAKIIQADEAELDALCDSAYWLNWVVFTALFVIQTALSFPVAWLTNSPEIVLPIVVAGIPYLIWPIVGVQKTLLQRENKFKVIALTDSLQFCVASVISAIFAVSGMGVWVFALPGVLVAPLELIVYLNQHPWRPQRKFTTENWDKIFIFGRNIFGVGLLRTSINNLDNIIIATFLGVESLGNYSWAFNSGLGISLSIIKAINSAILPHLCAVSSELEALKQRYFKSLKTISLLIIPLVLFQATLAPFYIPLIFGQQWADAVPLYVLICLSAIPRPFGDAASQLLVAIGKPNLDLRWNGIFTVIFAICLVIGVRWRDIGVATAVFGAHAVFIPIFVVVATGYVFRQVGGGGKGVGSRKQGAREKG from the coding sequence TTGTCAAGTCAGTTTGTGCGGAACCTGGGCTGGCTTGGCTTGGCGGAAATTATTTATCGTATTTTCCGTGTGGGTGTAGTGGTAATTTTTTCGCGGTTTTTAACGCGTCGAGATTACGGTTTGGGTGCAATTTTGTTTACAGTTCGAGACTATGCACTAACTTTTACAAATGTCGGCATTGGTGCCAAAATTATCCAAGCAGATGAAGCAGAACTTGATGCTTTATGTGATTCTGCATATTGGTTAAATTGGGTAGTATTTACTGCTTTATTCGTAATTCAAACTGCTTTATCTTTCCCTGTGGCTTGGTTGACAAATAGCCCAGAGATTGTTTTGCCAATAGTAGTTGCTGGTATTCCCTATTTAATTTGGCCCATTGTTGGGGTACAAAAGACATTATTACAACGGGAAAATAAATTTAAAGTTATTGCCTTAACTGATAGCTTACAATTTTGTGTGGCAAGTGTGATTTCGGCAATATTTGCTGTTAGTGGGATGGGAGTTTGGGTGTTTGCATTACCTGGCGTATTGGTAGCACCTTTGGAGTTAATTGTCTATTTAAATCAGCATCCTTGGCGACCTCAGAGAAAATTTACAACTGAAAATTGGGATAAAATATTTATTTTCGGTCGAAATATTTTTGGTGTCGGTTTATTGCGTACTTCAATTAATAATTTAGATAATATAATTATTGCCACTTTCTTAGGTGTTGAATCTTTAGGAAATTATTCTTGGGCTTTTAATTCCGGGTTAGGTATTAGTTTGAGTATTATCAAAGCTATAAATTCGGCAATATTGCCCCATTTATGTGCTGTAAGTTCTGAATTAGAAGCATTAAAGCAGCGTTATTTTAAAAGTTTAAAAACTATTAGCCTTTTAATTATTCCCTTAGTTCTTTTTCAAGCTACTTTAGCCCCATTCTATATTCCACTTATTTTTGGTCAGCAATGGGCAGATGCAGTCCCACTTTATGTTTTAATCTGTTTATCAGCGATTCCTCGACCTTTTGGTGATGCAGCTTCACAGTTACTTGTGGCAATTGGTAAACCAAATTTAGATTTACGCTGGAATGGAATTTTTACAGTCATATTTGCAATTTGTTTAGTGATTGGTGTCCGCTGGAGAGATATTGGAGTTGCAACTGCAGTTTTTGGTGCACATGCGGTTTTTATTCCCATTTTTGTGGTGGTGGCAACGGGTTATGTGTTTCGGCAGGTGGGGGGAGGAGGAAAAGGGGTAGGGAGCAGGAAGCAGGGGGCAAGGGAAAAGGGCTAG
- a CDS encoding serine hydrolase, giving the protein MNFFSQNEQLEQVGNRVLEATWAEFPTLKSNQIALTWIVYDPPVLVNTGGALTPDAFWNHPVRGFNYRGDERVYPASVVKLFYLVAIHEWVEKGMTQPFPELDRAIRDMIFDSSNDATSLVVDILSGTTSGPELSPAPFETWKYQRNIVNRYYQSLGWKELAQINVCQKTWGDGPYGREMSFYGKMFENRNMLTTNAAARLLHSIIGGVAVSSMRSQTMMKTLKRTLNPQALPQDVEEDQITGFLGAGIPQTSQIWSKAGWTNQVRHDVAYIEIPDLRPYLLAVFTEGKENAKNRQILPFISQQITTAVRHFDVSKEAG; this is encoded by the coding sequence ATGAATTTTTTTAGTCAAAACGAACAATTAGAACAGGTGGGAAATCGAGTCCTCGAAGCAACTTGGGCAGAATTCCCGACTTTGAAAAGTAACCAAATTGCCCTCACATGGATTGTCTATGATCCTCCAGTATTAGTAAACACTGGTGGGGCATTAACTCCGGATGCTTTTTGGAATCACCCAGTTCGTGGTTTTAATTATCGCGGAGATGAGCGCGTTTATCCAGCTAGCGTAGTTAAATTATTTTACTTAGTGGCAATCCACGAATGGGTAGAAAAGGGAATGACTCAACCTTTTCCAGAATTAGACCGAGCCATTCGTGATATGATTTTTGACTCTAGTAATGATGCTACAAGTTTGGTAGTGGATATTCTCAGCGGCACAACATCGGGACCAGAACTATCCCCAGCACCATTTGAAACTTGGAAATACCAAAGAAATATTGTCAACCGTTACTATCAATCTTTGGGTTGGAAAGAATTAGCGCAGATCAACGTTTGTCAAAAAACTTGGGGGGATGGACCTTACGGTCGGGAAATGTCATTTTATGGGAAAATGTTCGAGAATCGCAACATGTTAACCACCAACGCCGCCGCCAGATTGTTACATAGTATCATCGGTGGGGTAGCTGTATCCAGTATGCGATCGCAAACCATGATGAAGACGTTAAAACGGACTCTCAACCCGCAAGCACTACCCCAAGATGTGGAAGAAGATCAAATTACGGGTTTTCTCGGTGCTGGTATCCCCCAAACTTCTCAAATTTGGTCAAAAGCTGGTTGGACAAACCAAGTTCGTCACGATGTCGCTTACATCGAAATCCCAGATTTACGTCCCTACCTCCTAGCAGTATTTACCGAAGGCAAAGAAAACGCCAAAAATCGTCAAATTCTGCCATTTATTTCCCAACAAATTACTACAGCAGTTAGGCATTTTGACGTGTCAAAAGAAGCAGGGTAG
- a CDS encoding C40 family peptidase produces MSSNIPSQIQNLTSGEYECLANLNIYDSPECNRLATQAAMGRHLTVTSNDADTAVEVCLCEDNYSGWVSHQDFSLLKLTLHPYRGTLSPKLTDTVSQAQRERAIAFTHDAMKQANYYLWGGTVAPNYDCSGLIQAAFVSVGIWLPRDAYQQEDFTESISISQLNPGDLVFFGTPQKATHVGLYLGDDRYIHSSGKEMGRNGIGIDVLSEHGDAVSRSYYQILRGAGRIIKGLEV; encoded by the coding sequence ATGTCTTCTAATATCCCATCTCAAATTCAAAATCTCACATCAGGTGAGTATGAATGTTTGGCTAATTTGAATATTTACGATTCCCCTGAATGTAACCGACTCGCAACTCAGGCTGCTATGGGGAGACACCTCACAGTAACATCTAATGATGCTGATACAGCTGTTGAGGTATGTTTATGTGAGGATAATTATTCTGGTTGGGTATCACATCAGGATTTTAGTTTACTGAAATTAACTTTACATCCCTACCGAGGGACTTTATCGCCGAAGTTAACAGATACGGTGAGTCAGGCTCAACGGGAACGCGCGATCGCATTCACCCATGATGCCATGAAACAAGCCAATTATTACCTTTGGGGTGGAACTGTTGCACCTAATTATGATTGTTCGGGATTAATTCAAGCTGCTTTTGTTTCGGTAGGTATCTGGTTGCCAAGGGATGCTTATCAGCAGGAAGATTTTACTGAGTCAATTTCTATTTCCCAGTTGAATCCTGGTGATTTGGTGTTTTTTGGGACTCCCCAAAAGGCGACTCATGTGGGACTCTATTTAGGGGATGATCGTTATATTCATAGTTCTGGCAAGGAAATGGGACGTAACGGCATTGGAATTGATGTACTTTCGGAACATGGGGATGCCGTTAGTCGGTCATACTATCAGATATTGCGTGGTGCTGGCAGAATTATTAAGGGGTTGGAGGTTTAA
- a CDS encoding glycosyltransferase family 2 protein: MGSGLISERIEGMDNIISLPIPDVSVVVPIKDEVESLPHLLDAIASTLQGCNLSYEIICVDDGSVDGSPQLLKEKAENRSDLKSVILRRNYGQTAAMAAGFNHATGKVIVTLDADLQNDPADIPMLLSKLDEGYDMVSGWRQKRQDKALTRLLPSKIANWLIRRITGVRIHDYGCSLKAYRAELVADMNLYGELHRFLPALAYIEGARIAEMPVRHHARKFGQSKYGLSRTFRVMMDLLTIAFMKTFLTRPMHVFGLLGLSSIFSGGAIGLYLTFVKLVFHEDIGDRPLLILAVLLLVTGVQLFCFGLLAEVLMRTYHESQGKPIYRVREVITKNIN, from the coding sequence ATGGGGAGTGGGTTAATTTCCGAACGAATTGAAGGCATGGATAATATCATATCGCTGCCGATTCCCGATGTTTCGGTGGTGGTGCCAATTAAGGATGAAGTGGAAAGTCTACCACATTTGCTAGATGCGATCGCATCTACTCTTCAAGGCTGTAATTTGAGTTATGAAATTATTTGTGTGGATGATGGTTCTGTTGATGGTTCACCACAACTACTCAAAGAAAAGGCAGAAAATAGAAGCGATTTAAAGTCTGTTATTTTACGTCGCAATTACGGGCAAACGGCGGCAATGGCGGCTGGATTCAACCACGCTACAGGCAAAGTAATTGTTACTTTAGATGCAGACTTGCAAAACGACCCCGCAGATATACCGATGCTACTGTCAAAGCTAGATGAAGGTTACGATATGGTGAGTGGTTGGCGGCAAAAACGCCAAGATAAGGCACTAACTAGGCTTTTACCTTCCAAAATCGCCAATTGGCTAATTCGTCGCATCACCGGAGTCCGGATCCACGATTATGGCTGTTCCCTCAAAGCTTATCGAGCGGAATTAGTGGCAGATATGAACTTGTATGGTGAGTTGCATCGTTTTTTACCAGCTTTGGCATACATCGAAGGTGCCAGAATCGCCGAAATGCCTGTCCGTCATCATGCGCGAAAATTTGGTCAAAGTAAATACGGGTTATCGCGGACTTTTAGAGTCATGATGGATCTACTCACTATTGCCTTTATGAAAACCTTTCTCACCCGTCCGATGCATGTTTTTGGCTTGTTAGGTTTAAGTTCGATTTTTTCTGGTGGGGCAATTGGTTTATATTTAACATTCGTCAAATTAGTATTTCATGAAGATATCGGCGATCGCCCTTTGCTAATTTTAGCTGTTTTATTGTTAGTTACTGGAGTCCAATTATTTTGTTTTGGACTTTTGGCAGAAGTATTGATGCGGACATACCACGAATCCCAAGGAAAACCTATCTACCGTGTGAGAGAAGTCATTACGAAAAATATTAATTAA